The following is a genomic window from Solanum lycopersicum chromosome 6, SLM_r2.1.
TGTCGGCGGCGAATTTCGCCGGAGAAATTAGGCCATTTTCTGGTGGCGAGGGTTTTATGGTTTGAAGAGAGAAGGAACAAAAGAGGAAAGTAAGTGATAGAATGTTGACTGCTATTTTACGACAGCTTCTGACACACACATTGCAGCAGCCTTTTTTTCCTATTACcatcacatttttaaaaaaaaaaatcgatatttgatatttataataaaattgagtaaatttaaatttgtgttaaAATTCGAGTATAAAGGTATTGTTATACTGAGTATTCGTTTGACCatgagaaaattttatttagtttatttatgatttatatggtataatataaattagttCGAGCATATTTTAAATGGATTATCATGTTGGATATGTATAGTTATTcgatcaaatttatatatttattaatgcaCACTTAAAGTTGGAGGCCGTACATATTTGTTGAGGTcttgttaaaaatatatttatgtactattatttatttaaacaatgttatttctattttaattgtgCTTAATAGAAATTCAAATCAACATTTTGAAATGGCGAATATGAAATTATgctcccaattttttttaaaaaaaattattttaaatttcaaatcgtgaatttttaaaagaaaatttaatatgaaactTAGCCCACAGGTATAGATTGAAAAAAACtgtcattttaaattttattaaaaagattTGTGCTTAGCATGTAGAAGGTTATTTGTacaatgtaaaaaaattatattgaagaACAGCTAATTTTGACcgataatctttttttttatatataaatttatgaatatttaaaaatttgttattgTAGGCATTTATTTTTAAGAGAGATATatgatttatcaatataatattataaaatattcaatattttaccCTATTAACAAAATTGTGAATTGAGAAAATTAATCATCTagacaaatttttaaattcatatcaatctaattttataatttaatttaaaatatcaaaaatatttaatgttaaactttttgaaattacatatataaaatttaaattctaaaactGCGAGGCGGTGTTATCTGACCAAAGTCTTATAATAGAATTGCTCTCCATGGGCcaaatagaatttaaaattcGAATCGAAGAATCTTCATTTGATAACCAAACATTATCCATATACCgtttattcttttctttgtttcaaTTATTATTGGATGAAAATGCaaatcaccttttttttttttatagtgaaggaattattttttttatctcccAATATTTGTAAACATTTTTCGTATCATTAACAAATTTTAATATGgattagtataatttttttttataatacttGAAGATACGGTCAGAATTTTAATTGTAtgcatattaaattttaaaatgataattttaataatgataagtgaattctaattttaatatttatacatatttgatAAACTTTTTCGATATAAATAATCAATCAATGATTAAGTTCAATCAAATTCAcatcataatttttaattctACTAAAAAACGTTCCTCATTTATAATAGAGGCAAAATCaaaaaactaaatttataaattctatattttagagaaatttttttttattaatgataatatttattatagcGTAAATTTATAAGATTTCACCAAAATTTACATGCAcgataaaaatattgaagtatgtatttgaacaatttgaatcatttaaatttgcattcattaaatatttattcaattctagcaattaaattagattgaactataatattttttaaaagaatctaATAGAAATTTCTATTTAGAGGTATAAGTTTTATACTCcgttaatattatattttatttctttttcaagtGTGGTACAATTTTTGCTatttatttttaggaaaaattatagaaatctcacctttaagtttttttattatcattatttcctattaattttactaatttctAAAATTCTACATTTTCACGCATTAGATTAATATACCATTACATCAACTTAATGTATCTCGAGCATCATATTAGTGTATCTCgtgcatcagattagtgtatcatgtataaagtGTGTATCAgatcatgtataaaatataacgTATCTTACTTAACAATTAATGTATTTCGctcatcaaattaatgtatcaacgcttatattattgtatcagtttgaagaatttttataattgtaaacttataagggacaaataataatgttaccttaaaaatatgtgatttctgTTATTTGTCTTTAGTTTTTATTATATGGTGTAGTTTTTTATGTtgcataatttgatttttaaactaCACATTATTGTCGGTCATGTATTTATTGAAACTTTCTCgatgtttcttttttatttttttcattttcgcCACACCCAACAACGAAGgtaaattatctcattatttaatatttaatgaaaattaaaattgtctAGTTATCGATAGAGTTGTCAATATAGGCTAGACACATTAGGTTGGTCTAATTTAATCCAGGATTTAATAGGAATGTGCTAAGATTTTTTGAGTCCATATAAGAAAAGGGATTTATAGTTCGACCTGAATAAATCTGTTGATTTGTAGAACTTGAGAAATATAGATATGTTGGTCGTGAGTCAAGTAGtatcattaatataatataatactattttatcaatatttatgacaatatttttaaattataatttataatttaatttaataattattaaaaaatataatttaaaaaaaaaaagtggattGGCTTGGCATGCCTGTAGTCTACAAACTTGTGGATCGATCGGCTGTTTCCTTGCTCACGCCAAAAATGGGCTAACCCAGTCTGACCCTAAAATGTCAAAATCGAATCGATATAAATTAGCTCGAATGAGGTGGGCTAGTCCATATTGACAACTCTACtagaattaaaattattaaatttttggtGTATCCTTAATGGATTATTTTAGACTTACCTTCGAACTTAATGgataactttttcatttttttcaaaatttattagatGATTTTTCTTAGTTTAAAACATAGCATGTTCCACTAGGGAGCTGTTGGCTATAAGtttaataattaagaattaaagattatcaaaataaacaattatatatgtgaatttAGTTCCATTTGAAGATTTTAATATTTGTCATGtaactttattttgtatttgtgaTTTTAATGATGTTTCCCCTGAGAAATCATATATGAgctatataatttaaataatgaaatgagttattccttaattttttgtaacatattaaatttatgtacttccttaattttattttttattttatgtgacattatttaatttaatacgatatttttttaaagatatctGTATGAAAACAAATCATTATATTAGgggaaaaaggaaaatttcaatgttaaattatttcatatgatattcttttttcgaaataatctaaaaaaaaaggatatcGCATAAAATAAAAcggagaaaataataattatcctcGTGAATTTAGTATGTGACCCTCAAATAAAAGAGTAGATATCAAGTTTTCTCTATCACGTTATGGCATCACTATTGAACTAAGCGGCACCAATAGtgataaattatgttttttcgTAACGATCGTGAATGTTTGAAAGGTTGTGCTTTTTTTCAAAGGTTTGtaacctttctgaaagattgtctTATTTTCAAAGAGTTGCGACCTTTATCTTTTGTTGACTATAATTAGAGAagttttctctcattttttgcATCGAATTTTTCCCCTCTCTTGCATACATTTCTTACAAGATAAAATCGATCGATTGTGTCTGTGTGTATGATTCGTTGCTTCCATTTTGAGTTTGTTGAAATTAtcgaagtttgaggtaccactacttCGTTAATgattaatccgttttatcttgtgAAGAATTAATCTGCAACCTCGGGGACTTGAGGGGATTAGATTTCTTAAGGACGCGTAGTGAGTTCTGTGGACTCGAATAATTCTCTGTGttgtttttttcatcttttattttttctgatttgcTAATCTGAATACAGGAGATAATACctatttcatcttttatttgtagCTGCGACGTGTTGTATGTCTAATAATCTACATTTGTTATACGATCTCTACTGATGTGTATCTTTCTTTCGTTGATTTATGTTTTAGTTGATGTTGTATTCAGCCTTAATTGTTACCTTTTGTTTATCATTTAAAAACATTTCTTGATGAAAAAACAAACAATACATcgagaaatttcaaaaaattgaattttgaccACACATGTATGACAATCTGcattaaattcattgtttttaaTCTTTGCTATTTACTAGATGACATATTGACATGAAGTTTGATAGAAATTTTAGTGTCAATTGCCCAATCAAATGCTTccttttgtaaaataattaagcGTATGTAATCAAAGGCGGAAtcagaattttcaaaaagagatttaaaatatgtaaaaatagacATAAGAAGTAATTGAAGGGGGTTCGACATTTACTATacatacttataaaattattttaatcacgtataagtaatataatttttcgccGAAGAATGTTTGAATGGACCCCCCTTATACAAGATGGCTCCGCCTCTGTATGCAATGATGTAGAGTATATACATGCTTGCCACCAACCTCACAAGTATAACCTGATTACTAATTTGATATGAGATGAaaggattaattttttttgttcgaGTCGATTCAATTatgaacttaaaaaaaaagagaggaaagaaaaattaagaattaattcgTTCAATTTGATATGTACCTAGCTAGTTAATTATAAATAGTTGTGAAGTCgtgaattttaatatgaaaattcgAGTAAAAATTGTTTAATTCAATATGTAATCAATTAGTTATAGATATTATAGTGAAGCTAAGAACTTTAAtcgaatatttatttatttcccaaGAAATGCAAAGGAATTGCTTGGTTAGTTGTCAAATTTAGGTCACTTATAGATGGGTCATACATATATTTGTTGTCAATTTTTACTTAAATACTCCATTTCTCCATCCCTATTTGTAGATATAAGTCTTACTAGTTGGAAGTCAACTTAAGAAATCAAATCACTCTGGTTCAATGATTGAgattgttattttcttaattaaaggTCTCGTCTCGAATTTTgtgcattaaaaaaaatattgataggaCATGCTTTTGCGtctatttgaaataattgaagaggaagaaagaaaataatctcgtcaaagttaaattaaaattaatacaagTATATTATAATCTTAAATTTAGTCTTTAATGTAATCCTTTTtgattaatttcatattatttatatatcaagttcataatctAAAGATTACCTTCTGGAATTGGTAGACTAATCAAGTTCATAATCGGCCAGAGGAATTGGAACACTTAATACACTCAAACACTAAGATTACGTACTAGAAAAAGTAACCGCAATATATAAATCTACACGATGCATTCAACTTGCTCAATTAACTCGATCATCTTTTTTATATACACATTTATTGGGCTCATAACACGAATACTACATGTTCGAGCAATTTCCTCAACTAATCAATTGATTGCgatattagttatttttaagtcaaatctTAACCGCACATTGCTGGCTCACGAGTTGTTCGGATGGTAAACATGTCTCAGTTTCAACCTTAGAATTATTATTGAGAATACTAGTAGTTAACATAAAATTATCTAATTAGCacattagttagttagttaataTGTTTTATATTCCATTAGTTGGTTGAGTAGTTAGTTAGTGGAGAGAGTTCACAGCTGGCTTAACAACCATGATAGTTGGCTAACATACTTCTATATATGTATGGATTCATTCTCATTTTGTGGTTTTAACAGAATACAGAGAAAAATTTTCCCAATtaattttcttactaaaattttcaattataagTTTGAGTATGCAAAGCCCTTATTACATTCCTTTGCGTCAAATTATATGCGGGGGATTTTTCAATATGAATCATGGTTAAGATATTTCTAGTCTTCGATATGAATCATGATATATTGgattttaaaaggtgtgaatgaagaatgaagagttgcgactttacgaagagttgtgacttttataaaatgttgcgaccttttatgaaaagttgtgacttttatgaaaattgacGACCTTTTCGAAAGATTGTGAGTTTTTCAAAACTTTGTGACCTttctgataaggcacaataagaactttttcgcactatcctttgttttctttaaattgagagattttctctcattttaaataatataatttatggacttcttcttctactcctaaatctagtattctaagtgtacttttcTGCCATTGAGTGGCTCGTTGACACCAGTGTTTTAGGTATCAAtacactggtgattgagatcattctatcctggaaggacatattccaaatcaaacctcagatactaaaggagaataatttccttaacgggacactgtgcattcagtgggcttgatcttctttctatttttttagattCTTTAAGTTAGGATTACAAGATGAATAGCAAGATATTTATAGTTTTCGATATGAATCATGATTAAGATATTTATAATCTTCGATATGAATCATGATTAAGATATAATTTATAGTCTTCGAGAAAAGTACTCGAACCAAAAGTTCTGGAATAATGTCACATACTCTACGTTGTAGGCCATGAAAACTTCAAATCTTTGAGTTCAAAAAGCTAACAACAATACCAAgggagtaaattttttttatttcaaatatatacaaATCTAATCTAGGACCTAGGCGTCGACTTTGTTTCTTTactctttaattaatttgatttaaaattaaaagacattaTAATAGATACTCCATCAAATAATACGAAAAAACCAAGCACACCTATTAAATGTTTAAGATTAAACAATATGACAACAAAGTTTTACATTCTTGACTTCTTGATAAAGAATCGAAGTGCTTCTTCAACGACATACTtgcaaaagaaatattttcataatagtATATTTTGAGGTGAtaatttaaaagtgaaaaataaaaaattaacagtAATATCGTTCTGATAACAAAGAAAAATCGATATGATTGAGATGGTTTTATAATCTCCttttaattttactctttttttaaatagacacttaaaatTTACGAAATTTCTATTAGCCTATGAGACTATTCAATCACAATTAGGATGAGATCATCAATTATATAATGAAGTAATTTGCTGCAAAGTTCATgaggaattttttattttttattataaaaagaaaattggcTCTACATAATTGGATGAGACCATCAATTAAATTTAGCATGTGAAgaagtctatttttttttaaaaaaaagaatattaaaataGCACTTGGGTTGCAAAGtctaacaaaaaacaaaaataaaataaaacatgttgcatatataaaatcaattcCTATGATACCATAAGAGAGAGACAATTCCCAAATTTGATGAGTAGctgttatttatattttgatcatTAAATTTATTGTACTTTAGGTTCAGAACTTTGGCaattatcaatatttaataattaatactcTTTTCTTCCTCTATACGTGATGTAATTActctttgaaaaattaaaagaattatttatatattttttaaatattttgaccTGTCAATCATTCTTATCTCCAGATTTACTGAATTCAATCGAATCGTAGAACCCTCAATCTCTTCATATGTAGCAGGGATGACAATGTTGGGCGAGCGGTACGAATTGAGCTTGACccgtaaaatttttaattcactCCGCGTAGCAACACTTTTCATTTTCTACTTGTCTCACCTCGTTCCTCACCCAcccacataattttttttatattttctttttgtagttatgtttgatactaaaaataaaattcattttttcattaagttgtattaatttaataggatactgacttaaaattttagtttttagaaGTCAATTGAAAGACATgcaagaaattatattgttttttattgaaccattttcatttattatcttgaatattttagtagttTCAATGAAATTACcttaataaataatgttataTCACTTTATAACatgtaagaaattaaaattaagtttgaatCCACATAAAATCACATGTACCCGCAACCTGCCCCGCCCCGCCCCACCccacattaattttaaaagaactCACTTCAACCCGCCCCCACATAATCTTAAACCCGCCCCGCCCAGATAGCCTTAAATCCACCCCGCTCCGTATCGACCCCGCCCCATTGCCATCCCTAATATATAGAGATCAAAGAAAGAGGACTTCAACATTGAATTGTGAacatatcaaagaaaaaatgaacttAGCTCACAACAAAATCCATTGTTTGGTAATACCATTTCCAACACAAGGCCACATAAATCCAATGCTTCAATTCTCCAAAAGATTACAACACAAAGGCATAGAGATCACACTTGTTCCTACTATTTACATATTCAACAAAAGCATGCAAGAATTGACAAGTTCCATCACAATTGAGCCAATTTCTGATGGATATGATGATGTGAATGGACTTTTTTGTGCTAAATCCATTGAAACCTACTTAGAAAGTCATCAAATAGTTGGATCACAAGCTCTTATTCAACTCATTGAAAAGTTGAAAAACAAAGGAAATCCTATAAATTGTGTCATTTATGATTCATTCATGCCTTGGATTCTTGATGTTGCAAAAATGTTTGGACTTGTAAGTGGTGTTTTCTTCACTATGTCATGTgctgttgaaaatattttttatcatatccAACTAAAGGAACTAAAGCTTCCTGTTGAAGGACATGATCAAGTATTGCTACCTGGATTATTGCAACCTTTAGTTCCCTCTGACTTGCCATCATTTGTTAATGATATGGGGTCATATCCACCATTTTTGAAGATGCTTGTTGATCAATTCTCTAATATACAAGAAGCTGATTGGATCCTTTGCAACACCATATATGAATTGGAGAAACATGTTTGTATTCTcactcttcttcttttattatttgtttattacttGAAAGGGATTGAGTCACGGTGCAATGTAAGAAATTATGTTGTTCAGATCCTTTAGAAATGTCATCATATCTATATCAGATCCTCGAAATATCAATaactttttaaagaatttaacacACCCCATTGACATTTTCTGAAGGATCCCAAAGCCCTATGTGTCACAAGCAAGCACCACGTGTGCTTTACTTTTAATTAGTGAGGTGGAGTGTTTTTGTGCATTATAGCACATGCCATGACTACGGGTTCTTTACTTTTTGGTGGCGTAGATGGTTTTTGTGCATTTTTTCACCTTGATTGATGTCACatatagaaaatcaaattttgcTATTTTGTTTGCTtaacacaaattttatttaatctacatGGACCACTTAATGTCGTTGCACCTTAGTGCTCAACATAGGTAAGGATTGAAACCGTGTGATCAAGAAGGTCATAAGTTCAAGCTACCTCTGGTAGAAATGTAAGAGTTTGTACAATAGATCAAATGTGATCTTATATATCCTCTCACAAACCCGTGCATAGTGGGAGTTTATTGCACCgaaaaactatttattttttactctctccgtttcattttatgtgaggTAGTTTGACTCGGCACTAAGTTTAAGAaggaaaataagatttttaaaacttgtggtccaaaatgaatgatagaaatttttgtgatggtaaattattttattaaggctaaaatagatatttttacaGTGAAATTCTTGCTTAATATAGAATTGGTTCATTCTTTTTGGGAatgactaaaaaggaaagtaagtcACATAAATAGTTCATTTATatgatcttttctttttcaattatgAACAGGAAGTGGATTGGATAACAAAGAGATTGAGATTGAGGACTATTGGACCAACCATACCATCAATGTATGTGGACAAGAGACTTGAGAATGATAATTCATATGGTCTAAGTATATACAAGCCTAAAAGTGATGTTTGCATGAAATGGCTAAGTGATTGTGATGATGGATCAGTTGTGTATGTCTCATTTGGAAGTATGGCTGAATTGAAAGAAGAGCAAATGAAGGAGATAGCTTGTGGATTGAATAAAAGCAACCACAACTTCTTATGGGTAGTTAGAGAATCAGAAGAGCCTAAAATTCCAAAAGATTTTTTAGATaacataaaaagggaaaaggggCTAGTTGTAACTTGGTGTCCACAACTAGATGTATTATCACACAAAGCGATCGGTTGTTTTATGACACATTGTGGATGGAATTCGACTTTAGAGGCTCTGAGTTTGGGAGTTCCAACGGTGGCAATTCCAATATGGACTGATCAATGTACAAATGCTAAGTATGTGATGGATATTTGGGAGATGGGAATAAAGGCACAAGCTAATGAAAAGGGTGTTGTTGAACAAGAAGTTGTGGAACATTGCATAAGAGAAGTTATGGAAGGAGAAAGAGGCAAAGAGATTAGAAAAAATGCAACCAAATGGAGAGAAGTGACAAAAAAGGCCATGGATGAAGGTGGAAGTTCAGATAGAAACATTAATGACTTTGTTGATAAATTGGTTAATGAGTCTTAAAGCTTTAGTGTGTATCCAATAACTATATGTTTTTTTCATGCTAGTGTTGTCTTATATGTATCAAAGATTTTGATATAAGCCAGTGACGTACGCAAGACTTTGCGTACGCAATATTAATTTATTGTCACAATTTCGATTTGTAGGTTTGAGTTTGAAATTATGATGGCCTTTTTATGGCTTTGCCTAATGACCTAAGTTGATAATTTCTTGCTATTATTTTCAATGTTCACCTATTGTATTATTTTGCTTATAGAAataatgtgaaaaataaaaggatGCGGATTATTTGATGATGTATTTTCATGACTACATATGCTTACCTCATCAATTATCATTTTTCCTTTTGCTTATGCTCTCCACACAATAATCCAAAACATTTTCCCAATTACCATTTTTCCTTTACAAAAAGGATAGATATATTTTTGAACTAGgtaaatggtatgcagataATTGTTGTCATATTTTTGGGATATAGGTGTTTCTGTTGTTCAAAAATTAGAGTATATACTAACGGAAATACACGTGTCATTATCTTTTCCACCGACTAGACACTAGATCGATGGATAAGATTGTATCATGTATCCCTATTTAATCTTCCATTAAAGTGAAGGACATATACACTCAACCTTTGAACGACACGGACGCCAATATCCCAAAAATATGACAGAAGATATCTACATACTATTGTAATAGTTTGGgattatatttatcttttttctcttttccttaTGATAATTGGTGTGCCCCACACAATACTGCAAAACATGTTGcccaattataataataaccaaGTCAAAGATGATTGCTTTACAATATGGTTGCAAAAAGAGTTATGTTCATGTATTTGTTTGAAAATATGTCTTGCCTCTTATTAAGTGTTTAACTTATATTTCCTGTTTTTTATGTTCTATTTAGTTTTTAAAacatgatgatgataaatattcatttgaatttataaGTGTACTTACTTTTCCACAAAATGAGATAAATTAATTGCAAATATTCCATTGGAATCAACCTGAGCTATGCTAGCAAGTTACAGACCGTTCAAAACACTCATCTTCatatgttataaaaataaataaattaaagtataacGAAAGATGAGAATATTAATCTTATATTTCAAATCACCTAAACACTTGAATTCATAATGAATTTAATATCTGTAGagtttgaaatataaataaaggtAGTTGAAATACTATTTATAATAGTTACTCTATATTACACATGCATATAGGAGCAATAAGTCCTTCCCAGCTAGAGTTTTGTTTTTGTTCCCTTTTCTTAAGCTGTACATTATCCATTTGGTAAATAAAAACTTTAGTTTACCAAAAAAGAAAGTgcttatgaaaataaacaatgtcaaaCAAGCTCTTATATAGTATAATACAATGAGGTTGTTTTTCAGCACTATGTACATTTCACTAAAATCTAGTTTCAACAGCTGCATTCACCCTCTTGCCATTCTTTAGTTTGTCCAGAAGCTATTCTGCATGGAGAAGAGAAACAGAAACATTATGAAACACAAAAGGTAACAAATACTATGATGTGCTCTAGGTTGAAAACGCCAAAAATAGACGCTAACAGCagaatgcaatgtcaaataaCTCTCTGTATCTAAAATGTCTACTAACTCttctattttttatgttttaatagtCTCAGCAGCCCTTCCAGTCTGCAACAGAATATATACAGATAAAAAGCACAAGCAACACTAAAAGACCATAATTAGGAATCTGCTTTTTATCCAACAAATGCAAATGTTCAAAATCCACAAACTGAAATACTTTAAAGTCATATATATGAACCTCATGGGCACCTAATGGCTACAAAACAGGCTGCAAACAGCTTCTGACGTCAATAATTAGTCTTTCTTTTCTTCCAGAATCAAATAGGATATAGACCTTCTATAATAGATGGCATGGATGGAAAGACTCATGAAGTTATTCAATGTGTCGGATATAGTAGGATAAGAACATCTGTACCTTAGATATTTTACAATAAGAAAAGGATTCCTCCAAATTCTTAACTGCAGCACATGAGAACAGTAAATTATAGCAGCACATGAGAACAGTAAATTATAGCAGCACATGTGACATTTCAGCACGTAACCTTTACTGCCCCAATTTCATCAATCTTTTAGCTCGTGTGCTGCAACATTTCAGCATGTAAGAATATTGTATAAGGTGAAGGTATGGTCTCAATATACTGAAAAATCTGCCCATATAATGAGCTCAGAAACGAACTTAACGTTTGCACAGatcatattgaaaaaaaaaattatcttaccTTGTTTCTCTTGTGTTTGTTAACATCATTAAGATCCTCCTTGCCCTCATGCTTCTTTCTCTGATATCATCAGAAAGATCATAATCAGTGAGGTCAAACAAAAGCATAAACACAGTCTATACATTATAACTATTTGTTGAAGTCCTAAAAGTGTCAACTCTGTGATGAACTTTTTACAGCAAGAGCGATCCAAACAAGCCAGCTCAATAGTTAAGCTCCTCTAGGCCAAGACATCAAatcaaacaagaaaaattaCCCACAATTGTCACACAGAGAAAGAATACAATGTCAACCTCTCATCAAAACAGTACATAGCATACAGTACGACGACAAAAACGAGAGCAATCAAACAAACTAGAACTTGAAGCTACTGTTGTAAGCAAATAGTTATGGAAATGACAATGTATTGGATACCTAGGGTGAATGAAGGATATAAACAAACAAGTCTTGTGGAGAATCAAGATTTCAGATGGCCTTGGAAGCAAATTTGGAGTCAAAGTTCCACAAAAAGTGGCATGCTTCACCTGGCTGCTAGCCAATGAAGCAGTTTTGACAT
Proteins encoded in this region:
- the LOC101262622 gene encoding UDP-glycosyltransferase 74F2-like isoform X1, translated to MNLAHNKIHCLVIPFPTQGHINPMLQFSKRLQHKGIEITLVPTIYIFNKSMQELTSSITIEPISDGYDDVNGLFCAKSIETYLESHQIVGSQALIQLIEKLKNKGNPINCVIYDSFMPWILDVAKMFGLVSGVFFTMSCAVENIFYHIQLKELKLPVEGHDQVLLPGLLQPLVPSDLPSFVNDMGSYPPFLKMLVDQFSNIQEADWILCNTIYELEKHEVDWITKRLRLRTIGPTIPSMYVDKRLENDNSYGLSIYKPKSDVCMKWLSDCDDGSVVYVSFGSMAELKEEQMKEIACGLNKSNHNFLWVVRESEEPKIPKDFLDNIKREKGLVVTWCPQLDVLSHKAIGCFMTHCGWNSTLEALSLGVPTVAIPIWTDQCTNAKYVMDIWEMGIKAQANEKGVVEQEVVEHCIREVMEGERGKEIRKNATKWREVTKKAMDEGGSSDRNINDFVDKLVNES
- the LOC101262622 gene encoding UDP-glycosyltransferase 74F2-like isoform X2, with translation MNLAHNKIHCLVIPFPTQGHINPMLQFSKRLQHKGIEITLVPTIYIFNKSMQELTSSITIEPISDGYDDVNGLFCAKSIETYLESHQIVGSQALIQLIEKLKNKGNPINCVIYDSFMPWILDVAKMFGLLPVEGHDQVLLPGLLQPLVPSDLPSFVNDMGSYPPFLKMLVDQFSNIQEADWILCNTIYELEKHEVDWITKRLRLRTIGPTIPSMYVDKRLENDNSYGLSIYKPKSDVCMKWLSDCDDGSVVYVSFGSMAELKEEQMKEIACGLNKSNHNFLWVVRESEEPKIPKDFLDNIKREKGLVVTWCPQLDVLSHKAIGCFMTHCGWNSTLEALSLGVPTVAIPIWTDQCTNAKYVMDIWEMGIKAQANEKGVVEQEVVEHCIREVMEGERGKEIRKNATKWREVTKKAMDEGGSSDRNINDFVDKLVNES